From the genome of Scytonema hofmannii PCC 7110, one region includes:
- a CDS encoding DUF4351 domain-containing protein: MTSKRKRADNDSPWKEILEAYFPQAMQFFFPEIAVLINWERPHEFLDKEFQQIARDAKQGRRYVDKLVKVWQLQGEEMWLLIHVEVQAKSEDDFAQRMFSYNLRIFDKFAQPAISLAILCDSDPSWRPNQYSYSYPKTKLNFEFGIVKLLDYQNRWTELEASDNPFATVVMAHLKTQQTTKKPGERKTWKFSLIRRLYDLGFKERDIRNLYRFIDWVMILPKGLEAELWEEFKQFEQERSMSYITTGERIGYERGKVEGKLEGKLEGKLEGKLEGKLEGEQLIILRLLQRRVGELPQSVIESIETLSTNQLEALGEALLDFTAIEDLLNWLEANQTA; this comes from the coding sequence ATGACCTCAAAAAGAAAAAGAGCCGATAATGATTCACCGTGGAAAGAAATTTTAGAAGCATACTTTCCCCAAGCCATGCAATTTTTCTTTCCAGAAATAGCAGTATTAATTAACTGGGAACGTCCCCACGAATTTCTAGATAAGGAATTTCAGCAAATCGCACGTGATGCAAAACAAGGTAGGCGATATGTAGATAAATTAGTCAAAGTTTGGCAACTTCAAGGAGAAGAAATGTGGTTGCTGATACACGTAGAAGTCCAAGCCAAATCGGAAGACGACTTTGCACAAAGGATGTTTTCTTACAATTTGCGGATTTTTGACAAATTTGCGCAACCAGCCATCAGTTTGGCGATTTTGTGCGATTCCGACCCCTCATGGCGACCAAACCAATATAGTTACAGCTACCCCAAGACCAAGCTAAACTTTGAATTTGGAATCGTCAAGCTTCTGGATTACCAAAACCGTTGGACAGAATTAGAAGCCAGCGACAACCCATTTGCAACGGTGGTCATGGCACATTTAAAGACACAACAGACAACTAAAAAACCAGGAGAACGGAAAACTTGGAAATTTAGCTTGATTCGACGATTGTATGACTTAGGATTCAAAGAAAGAGATATTCGTAACTTATATAGATTTATTGATTGGGTTATGATATTACCAAAAGGATTGGAAGCAGAGTTGTGGGAAGAATTTAAGCAATTTGAACAGGAGCGGAGTATGAGTTATATTACCACAGGTGAGCGCATTGGTTATGAACGGGGAAAGGTGGAAGGAAAGCTTGAAGGAAAGCTCGAAGGAAAGCTCGAAGGAAAGCTCGAAGGAAAGCTCGAAGGCGAACAGTTAATTATCTTACGGCTACTACAAAGACGGGTAGGAGAGTTACCACAATCGGTGATAGAAAGCATTGAAACCCTTTCAACAAACCAATTAGAAGCACTTGGCGAAGCTTTGTTAGATTTTACAGCTATTGAGGACTTACTTAACTGGTTGGAAGCCAATCAAACAGCGTAA
- a CDS encoding CHAT domain-containing protein, with protein MVTEYQKRRWSQEKNSLEKLHGLQSEKIERIRKALIVETDPSRKFQYEQQIQEEERELQELSDRIDEIEQQLQPVLPTPVKSETQRKNQKILILAAIPQPDNLPLDKEIREIRAAIERAVKRDLFEVETRTAVRPQDIRRAIAEIRPQIVHFCGHGTEDGSLVLEDDGGNHKLVPAEGLAALFKLHAEYVNCVLLNACYSEKAAGAISQYINYTIGMNQPIEDRAAIVFAQGFYDGLGYESLKSQSLFQRAFDEGMVAVQMDNVVDGQIPVFFTGVS; from the coding sequence ATGGTAACAGAGTATCAAAAGCGTCGATGGTCACAAGAAAAAAATTCTCTCGAAAAACTGCACGGACTTCAAAGTGAGAAAATCGAAAGAATACGAAAGGCTTTGATTGTAGAAACAGATCCATCACGTAAGTTTCAGTACGAACAGCAAATTCAAGAAGAGGAACGGGAACTTCAAGAGTTGAGCGATCGCATAGACGAAATTGAGCAGCAACTGCAACCAGTTTTACCTACCCCAGTCAAGTCGGAAACGCAAAGAAAAAATCAAAAAATATTGATTTTAGCAGCTATTCCGCAACCTGATAATTTACCGTTAGATAAAGAGATTCGGGAAATTAGAGCAGCGATTGAACGAGCGGTAAAACGAGATTTATTTGAAGTGGAGACCAGAACTGCTGTGCGTCCTCAGGATATTCGCAGGGCGATCGCGGAAATACGCCCTCAAATTGTTCATTTTTGCGGTCATGGGACAGAGGATGGGAGTTTGGTGCTAGAGGATGATGGCGGGAACCACAAACTCGTACCAGCAGAAGGGTTGGCTGCATTGTTTAAATTACACGCAGAATATGTAAACTGTGTACTACTCAATGCTTGTTATTCAGAAAAAGCAGCAGGGGCGATTAGTCAGTATATTAACTATACTATTGGCATGAATCAGCCCATTGAAGATCGAGCAGCAATTGTGTTTGCTCAGGGGTTTTATGATGGTTTGGGGTATGAGAGTTTAAAGAGTCAAAGTCTTTTTCAAAGGGCTTTTGATGAGGGTATGGTTGCGGTTCAAATGGACAACGTTGTAGACGGACAAATACCAGTTTTCTTTACAGGAGTGTCCTAA
- a CDS encoding Rpn family recombination-promoting nuclease/putative transposase: MKTDSIFYRLFQEFPNIFFELIGEPLEAANVYKFSSIEVKQTAFRIDGVFLPKQEGDYPFYFVEVQFQVDLQIYARLFAEICLYLRQNQPVNNWRAVVIYPTRSLDTADIKHYHEFFTSQRVSRLYLEDLGETGTLPISIATVKLVIEDEDTAIEQARSLINRTKQEINLTQQQQQLLQLIETILVYKFPNMSRKEIEEMFKLSDLKQTRVYQEAFDEGVQKERFRTVSLLLKLGRTVEEVAQELELSIEEVRRVIEQQTSNEGEGVN; encoded by the coding sequence ATGAAAACAGATAGTATATTTTATCGCTTGTTTCAGGAATTTCCAAACATTTTCTTTGAACTGATTGGCGAACCATTAGAAGCAGCTAATGTATACAAGTTTTCATCAATAGAAGTTAAGCAAACAGCCTTTAGAATTGATGGTGTATTTCTTCCTAAACAAGAAGGTGACTATCCATTTTACTTTGTGGAAGTTCAATTTCAGGTAGACTTACAAATTTATGCTCGATTATTTGCAGAAATTTGTCTATACTTACGACAAAATCAACCAGTAAATAATTGGCGTGCCGTTGTAATATATCCAACTAGGAGTTTAGATACAGCAGATATAAAACACTATCATGAATTCTTTACCAGTCAACGTGTTAGCAGACTCTACCTTGAGGACTTAGGTGAAACCGGAACACTACCCATTAGCATTGCGACTGTCAAGTTAGTCATTGAAGATGAAGATACAGCAATTGAACAAGCAAGGAGTTTAATCAATAGAACCAAGCAAGAAATAAACCTAACACAACAACAGCAGCAGTTACTACAATTAATAGAGACTATCTTGGTCTACAAGTTTCCAAATATGAGTCGGAAGGAGATAGAGGAAATGTTTAAATTGAGTGATTTAAAGCAAACACGGGTTTATCAGGAAGCGTTTGACGAAGGTGTTCAGAAGGAAAGATTTAGAACAGTAAGCCTGTTGCTAAAATTAGGGCGGACTGTGGAAGAAGTGGCGCAGGAGCTAGAATTGAGTATAGAGGAAGTGCGGCGTGTAATAGAACAACAGACTTCTAATGAAGGTGAAGGTGTTAATTAA